In Paraburkholderia phenazinium, the following are encoded in one genomic region:
- a CDS encoding SGNH/GDSL hydrolase family protein produces MKRRLVASVVLMSALAFGERFGQHDGIAAAATLKTVVIDWRGDSTFWGAVVISDGPPARYPQSPAQRMQIAMNEKFGPGKVTIVDHSAPGSTLETDLSGTGLSAEYGNTLPLAAELSKGNANIVITNSQINDALAGNTVRTFSSNLKRWIRTVQASGKIPVIAEPNPICFRISIADSRRYVSAENATASRNDVTVLPLYDAFLNLPAWRTTSMASDCIHPNAAGYAFKQQQYFASLEPIVTRLLGEQ; encoded by the coding sequence ATGAAGCGGAGGCTTGTTGCGTCAGTCGTCCTGATGTCAGCCCTGGCTTTCGGGGAACGCTTCGGCCAGCATGACGGGATTGCGGCGGCCGCCACCCTTAAAACAGTCGTGATCGATTGGCGCGGCGACTCGACGTTTTGGGGCGCGGTTGTCATATCGGACGGTCCCCCTGCTCGATATCCGCAGAGCCCGGCGCAACGCATGCAGATCGCCATGAACGAGAAGTTCGGGCCTGGCAAAGTGACGATTGTCGATCACAGCGCCCCCGGATCGACCCTCGAGACCGATCTGAGCGGCACGGGCCTCTCCGCCGAATATGGCAATACTCTGCCGCTTGCTGCCGAACTTTCCAAAGGCAATGCGAATATCGTGATCACGAACAGCCAGATCAACGACGCCCTTGCTGGAAACACCGTGCGAACATTCTCGTCGAACCTGAAGCGCTGGATTCGCACCGTGCAGGCCTCCGGGAAAATCCCCGTGATTGCCGAGCCCAATCCGATCTGCTTTCGGATCTCGATCGCGGATTCACGGCGATATGTTTCGGCAGAAAATGCCACGGCAAGCCGTAACGACGTGACCGTATTGCCTCTATACGACGCGTTTCTGAATTTACCGGCCTGGCGGACTACCTCGATGGCTTCCGACTGCATCCATCCGAATGCAGCCGGTTATGCGTTCAAGCAGCAGCAATATTTCGCGTCGCTGGAGCCGATCGTCACGAGGCTTCTCGGCGAGCAATAA
- a CDS encoding ABC transporter substrate-binding protein, whose protein sequence is MTAFRSDRRRILHTLAACGIAPAAAWLGAADARAAAPELVFGDQAGGLRALAEAAHVLDGAPYPFRWANFQGAAPLFEAQRANAVDLAPAGDLPVLAAAIGDPSLKIVATRVGTPSSLGIVVQADSPLRHVADLKGKTVVVSSARGSISQYQLYGALAEAGLTRDDVNVRFVLPVDAFAAFESRQLDVWATFDPYYGSAVQRGARVLRDGSGINTGLAFITASGAAAADLAKRPALIDALQRFQRAGAWAAGHPEAYAQVYATLTRLPIEAARIITVRSALKQRPVSDADIATLQRVADEAFEQRMLPAKVDVRAITLQGMG, encoded by the coding sequence ATGACCGCCTTTCGCTCCGACCGCCGCCGGATCCTGCACACCCTCGCCGCCTGCGGCATCGCGCCTGCTGCCGCGTGGCTCGGTGCGGCGGATGCGCGTGCTGCGGCGCCGGAACTCGTGTTCGGCGATCAGGCCGGCGGGCTGCGCGCGCTGGCTGAAGCGGCGCATGTGCTCGACGGCGCGCCCTATCCGTTTCGCTGGGCCAACTTCCAGGGCGCGGCGCCGCTCTTCGAAGCGCAACGTGCCAATGCCGTGGATCTTGCGCCGGCGGGCGACCTGCCTGTGCTCGCCGCGGCGATCGGCGATCCATCGTTGAAGATCGTCGCGACCCGGGTGGGAACGCCAAGCTCGCTCGGCATCGTCGTGCAGGCGGATTCGCCGCTGCGGCATGTCGCCGATCTCAAGGGCAAAACCGTGGTGGTGTCGTCGGCACGCGGCAGCATTTCGCAGTACCAGTTGTACGGCGCGCTCGCCGAGGCGGGGCTCACGCGCGACGATGTGAATGTGCGCTTCGTGCTGCCCGTCGATGCATTTGCGGCCTTCGAGTCTCGCCAGCTCGACGTCTGGGCGACCTTCGATCCGTACTACGGCAGCGCCGTGCAACGCGGCGCACGCGTGTTGCGCGACGGCAGCGGCATCAATACCGGCCTCGCCTTCATTACCGCGTCCGGCGCCGCGGCGGCGGACCTGGCGAAGCGGCCGGCGCTCATCGATGCGCTACAACGTTTTCAACGCGCCGGCGCGTGGGCAGCGGGACATCCTGAGGCATACGCGCAGGTGTATGCGACGTTGACGCGTCTGCCGATCGAGGCCGCCCGCATCATCACCGTTCGTTCGGCGCTGAAGCAACGCCCGGTGAGCGACGCGGATATCGCCACGCTGCAGCGCGTCGCGGACGAGGCGTTCGAACAGCGGATGTTGCCCGCGAAGGTGGATGTGCGGGCGATCACGTTGCAAGGGATGGGCTAG
- a CDS encoding LLM class flavin-dependent oxidoreductase yields MIPFSVLDLSPITAGASAAQAFANTLDLAQHAEKWGYHRYWLAEHHNMTGIASAATSVVIGHVAGGTRTIRVGSGGVMLPNHAPLVIAEQFGTLASLYPGRIDLGLGRAPGTDQTTARALRRELQGSADSFPDDVVELQRYFADPVPGQRVRAVPGAGLHVPLWLLGSSLFSAQLAAALGLPFAFASHFAPDHMLTALRLYRAQFRPSAALEKPYAMVGVNLFAADTNEAARRLFTSLQQQFVNLRRGTPGQLQPPVDRVEAAEMELNSVAQSLACSVVGDAETVRDGLLSVIEQTGADELMLTALIYDHTARLRSYEIAAQVREAIVGGK; encoded by the coding sequence ATGATCCCCTTTTCGGTTCTCGACCTCTCCCCCATCACCGCGGGCGCGAGCGCGGCGCAGGCGTTTGCCAACACGCTAGATCTCGCCCAGCACGCCGAAAAGTGGGGATATCACCGCTACTGGCTCGCCGAGCATCACAACATGACCGGCATCGCCAGCGCGGCGACCTCGGTGGTGATCGGCCATGTGGCGGGCGGCACCCGAACCATCCGCGTCGGCTCGGGCGGCGTGATGCTGCCGAATCATGCCCCGCTCGTGATCGCCGAGCAGTTCGGCACGCTTGCCTCGCTCTATCCGGGCCGCATCGATCTGGGCCTCGGCCGCGCGCCCGGCACGGACCAGACCACCGCGCGCGCCTTGCGCCGCGAGCTGCAAGGCAGTGCGGATTCGTTCCCGGACGATGTGGTCGAACTGCAGCGCTATTTCGCCGATCCGGTGCCGGGACAGCGCGTGCGCGCCGTGCCGGGCGCCGGGTTGCACGTGCCGCTGTGGCTGCTCGGCTCCTCGCTCTTCAGCGCGCAACTGGCGGCCGCGCTCGGCCTGCCGTTCGCGTTCGCCTCGCACTTCGCGCCGGACCATATGCTGACCGCGCTGCGTCTGTACCGCGCGCAGTTCCGTCCGTCGGCGGCGCTCGAGAAGCCTTATGCGATGGTCGGCGTGAACCTGTTCGCCGCCGATACCAACGAAGCGGCACGGCGTCTGTTCACGTCGTTGCAGCAGCAGTTCGTCAATCTGCGGCGCGGCACGCCGGGGCAATTGCAGCCGCCGGTGGACCGCGTCGAAGCGGCGGAGATGGAATTGAACAGCGTCGCGCAGTCGCTGGCGTGCTCGGTGGTCGGCGATGCGGAGACCGTGCGGGATGGGCTGCTCTCCGTGATCGAGCAGACCGGCGCCGACGAGTTGATGCTGACTGCGCTGATCTACGATCACACCGCACGGCTGCGGTCGTATGAGATTGCGGCGCAAGTGCGCGAGGCGATTGTCGGCGGAAAGTGA
- the hpnI gene encoding bacteriohopanetetrol glucosamine biosynthesis glycosyltransferase HpnI, whose product MTVHSLSVLEWLLVGLCCAATVYAGVAAVAMPFFGKRAAGCHLGWTSVSVLKPLCGTEPRLYENLVTFCEQAHPRFQLLFGVSSPVDPAIGVVRRLQAAYPQCDIELVIDSRVHGSNLKVSNLINMAQRARHDVIVLADSDIAVEPDYLDTVTAPLADADTGVVTCLYRAQSVGGFWPRVGALFINEWFAPSVRVAHAGGSRRFGFGATLALRRTTLENIGGFEALKDCLADDYWLAEHARTLGLNTVLSSVMVATDVIEPTFVTLWLREMRWLRTIRSVNPSGFASLIITFTSPWLLVGALLAAGLNNGGIGSGGADPLMALTFSVSTAAGVVARVLLHARSARISRTFWRDLPLVPLRDTLLALQWLGAVFGSHVVWRGARMSVVNRVAQPRTSIVEMSDRG is encoded by the coding sequence ATGACGGTGCATTCGCTATCTGTTCTGGAGTGGCTGCTGGTTGGGTTGTGCTGTGCCGCCACGGTGTATGCCGGCGTTGCCGCAGTCGCCATGCCGTTTTTCGGCAAACGGGCCGCCGGGTGTCACCTCGGCTGGACTTCCGTGAGCGTCCTCAAGCCCCTGTGCGGGACCGAGCCGCGTCTGTACGAAAACCTCGTGACGTTCTGCGAGCAGGCGCACCCGCGCTTTCAACTGCTGTTCGGCGTGTCGTCTCCGGTCGACCCGGCGATTGGCGTAGTGCGGCGTTTGCAGGCCGCGTATCCGCAATGCGACATCGAACTGGTGATCGATTCGCGCGTGCATGGCAGCAACCTGAAGGTCAGCAATCTGATCAATATGGCGCAGCGTGCGCGTCATGACGTGATCGTGCTGGCCGACAGCGACATTGCCGTCGAGCCGGATTATCTCGACACGGTCACCGCGCCGCTCGCCGACGCCGATACGGGCGTCGTCACCTGCCTGTATCGCGCGCAGAGCGTGGGGGGCTTCTGGCCGCGCGTGGGAGCCCTGTTTATCAACGAATGGTTCGCGCCGTCGGTGCGTGTCGCGCACGCGGGCGGCTCGCGCCGCTTCGGCTTTGGCGCGACCCTGGCGTTGCGGCGCACGACGCTCGAGAACATCGGCGGCTTCGAGGCGCTCAAGGACTGTCTGGCCGACGACTACTGGCTGGCCGAACACGCGCGCACGCTTGGGCTGAACACGGTGTTGTCGTCGGTGATGGTGGCCACCGACGTGATCGAGCCCACCTTCGTCACACTGTGGCTGCGCGAGATGCGCTGGTTGCGCACGATCCGTTCGGTGAATCCGTCGGGGTTCGCGTCGCTCATCATTACGTTTACCTCGCCCTGGCTGCTGGTCGGCGCGTTGCTGGCGGCCGGACTGAACAACGGGGGCATCGGCTCGGGCGGCGCTGATCCGTTGATGGCGCTGACGTTCTCGGTCAGCACGGCGGCGGGTGTCGTCGCGCGGGTGCTGTTGCATGCGCGCAGCGCCCGCATTTCGCGCACGTTCTGGCGCGATCTGCCGCTGGTGCCGTTGCGCGACACGCTGCTCGCGCTGCAGTGGCTGGGCGCGGTATTCGGTTCGCACGTGGTGTGGCGCGGCGCGCGGATGTCGGTGGTGAACCGGGTCGCGCAACCGCGCACGTCGATTGTGGAGATGTCCGATCGCGGATAG
- the hpnJ gene encoding hopanoid biosynthesis associated radical SAM protein HpnJ — protein sequence MKTLFLQAPSYDGFDGGAGSRYQAKREIRSFWYPTWLAQPAALVPDSRVLDAPADGLSVEASLEIAQQYELVIIHTSTPSFPTDAMFAQDLKQRRPSVMIGMVGAKVAVDPHNSLTASEAIDFVCREEFDFTCQEVAAGKPLAQIQGLSYRAADGSIEHNEARPILENMDELPFVAPVYKRDLKIENYFIGYLKHPYVSIYTGRGCRSKCTFCLWPQTVGGHRYRTRSVENVLEEVKWIRDNMPEVKEIMFDDDTFTDFKPRVEEIARGLGKLGVTWSCNAKANVPYSTLKIMKENGLRLLLVGYESGDDQILLNIKKGLRTDIARRFSEDCRKLDIKIHGTFILGLPGETQETIEKTIEYAKEINPHTIQVSLAAPYPGTTLYNQAVENGWLQENKVINLVSKEGVQLAAIGYPHLSREEIYHHVESFYKRFYFRPSKIWEIVREMLMSWDMMKRRLREGVEFFRFLRAHEA from the coding sequence ATGAAAACGCTGTTTTTGCAGGCCCCATCGTATGACGGTTTCGATGGCGGCGCGGGTTCGCGCTATCAGGCGAAGCGCGAGATCCGCTCGTTCTGGTATCCCACCTGGCTCGCGCAGCCGGCGGCACTCGTGCCGGATAGCCGCGTGCTCGATGCGCCGGCGGATGGTTTGTCCGTTGAGGCTTCGCTCGAGATTGCGCAGCAGTACGAGCTTGTGATCATCCACACCAGCACGCCGTCGTTTCCCACTGACGCGATGTTTGCGCAGGACCTCAAGCAGCGCAGGCCGTCGGTGATGATCGGCATGGTGGGTGCGAAGGTCGCGGTTGATCCGCACAACTCGCTGACCGCGAGCGAGGCGATCGATTTCGTCTGCCGTGAAGAATTCGATTTCACCTGCCAGGAAGTGGCCGCAGGCAAACCGCTCGCGCAGATCCAGGGCTTGAGCTATCGCGCAGCGGACGGCTCGATCGAACACAACGAGGCGCGCCCGATCCTCGAGAACATGGACGAGCTGCCCTTCGTCGCGCCGGTCTACAAGCGCGACCTGAAGATCGAAAACTACTTCATCGGTTACCTGAAGCATCCGTATGTCTCGATCTACACGGGTCGCGGCTGCCGTTCGAAGTGCACGTTCTGCCTGTGGCCGCAGACGGTAGGCGGGCACCGCTACCGCACGCGCTCGGTGGAGAATGTGCTGGAAGAGGTGAAGTGGATCCGCGACAACATGCCTGAGGTCAAGGAGATCATGTTCGACGACGACACCTTCACCGACTTCAAGCCGCGCGTCGAAGAAATCGCACGCGGTCTCGGCAAGCTGGGCGTGACGTGGTCCTGCAACGCGAAAGCGAACGTGCCGTATTCGACACTGAAGATCATGAAGGAAAACGGCCTGCGCCTGCTGCTGGTGGGCTACGAGTCGGGCGACGACCAGATCCTGCTGAACATCAAGAAGGGTCTGCGCACGGACATCGCCCGGCGTTTCAGCGAGGACTGCCGCAAGCTGGACATCAAGATTCACGGCACGTTTATCCTGGGGCTGCCGGGCGAGACGCAGGAGACGATCGAAAAGACGATCGAGTACGCCAAGGAAATCAACCCGCACACGATCCAGGTGTCGCTGGCGGCGCCGTATCCGGGCACGACGCTCTACAACCAGGCGGTGGAGAACGGCTGGCTGCAGGAGAACAAGGTGATCAACCTGGTGAGCAAGGAAGGCGTGCAACTGGCGGCGATCGGCTATCCGCATCTGTCGCGCGAAGAGATCTATCACCACGTCGAGAGCTTCTACAAGCGCTTCTATTTCCGGCCTTCGAAGATCTGGGAGATCGTGCGCGAGATGCTGATGAGCTGGGACATGATGAAGCGGCGTCTGCGCGAAGGCGTCGAGTTCTTCCGTTTCCTGCGCGCTCACGAAGCGTGA
- a CDS encoding LLM class flavin-dependent oxidoreductase, which produces MAVEFIGMIQTRKVSETHAPQGPAIDIGYVEQFARAHEEAGFDRVLVPHQSTSPDALLTVAHAASVTQRVHFMLAHRPGFVAPTLAARQLATLDHYSGGRLAVHIISGGDDAEQRRDGDFLSHDERYARTDEYVSILRRIWTSDTPFDHEGKYYRFERGFSEVKPLQQPHIPVYFGGASAPALEIAGRHADVYALWGESKEQVREQVTRVRAEAARHGRTVRFSVSFRPILAATEAAAWERAEHILEETKRLRAAQGLSVGGPAQSEGARRLLAAAGTADRADERLWTAVAKEIGGRSNSTALVGTPEQVADTLAEYYALGVTTFLIRGFDPLEDALDYGRTLIPATRERIALSARAAA; this is translated from the coding sequence GTGGCAGTCGAATTCATCGGCATGATCCAGACCCGCAAGGTTTCGGAAACGCACGCGCCGCAAGGTCCGGCAATAGATATCGGTTACGTGGAGCAGTTTGCGCGGGCGCACGAGGAAGCGGGCTTCGACCGCGTGCTCGTACCGCACCAGTCCACGAGCCCGGATGCGCTTCTGACCGTGGCGCATGCCGCCAGCGTCACGCAGCGCGTGCACTTCATGCTCGCGCACCGGCCGGGTTTCGTCGCGCCGACCCTGGCCGCGCGCCAGTTGGCTACGCTCGATCACTACTCGGGCGGCCGCCTCGCGGTGCACATCATTTCGGGTGGCGACGACGCCGAGCAGCGCCGCGACGGCGATTTCCTCTCGCACGACGAGCGCTACGCCCGCACCGACGAGTACGTGTCGATCCTGCGCCGCATCTGGACCTCGGACACGCCGTTCGATCATGAGGGTAAGTACTATCGCTTCGAGCGCGGCTTCTCCGAAGTAAAGCCGCTGCAGCAGCCGCATATTCCGGTGTACTTCGGCGGGGCGTCGGCGCCCGCGCTCGAAATCGCGGGCCGTCATGCGGACGTCTACGCGCTGTGGGGCGAATCGAAGGAGCAGGTGCGCGAGCAGGTGACGCGCGTGCGCGCCGAAGCCGCCAGGCACGGGCGCACCGTGCGTTTCTCCGTGTCGTTCCGGCCGATTCTGGCGGCCACGGAAGCCGCGGCGTGGGAACGCGCCGAGCATATCCTCGAAGAGACGAAGCGCCTGCGCGCAGCCCAGGGCCTGAGCGTCGGCGGACCGGCGCAGAGCGAAGGCGCGCGCCGGCTGCTGGCGGCGGCCGGCACGGCGGACCGCGCGGATGAGCGCTTGTGGACCGCGGTGGCGAAGGAGATCGGCGGCCGTTCGAATTCGACCGCGCTGGTAGGCACGCCGGAACAGGTCGCGGATACACTGGCCGAGTACTACGCGCTGGGCGTGACGACCTTCCTGATTCGCGGTTTCGATCCGCTCGAAGACGCGCTCGACTATGGCCGCACGCTGATTCCCGCGACACGCGAACGCATCGCGCTCAGCGCCCGCGCAGCAGCTTGA
- a CDS encoding cysteine dioxygenase — MSQPLRHDRLRTFVGRIAALLDDAAPEADLLDAGAASLRELIAHDDWLPDTWARPDPERYQQYLLHADSRQRFSVVSFVWGPGQATPVHDHTVWGLIGVLRGAEIAQPYHLDERGTLIASGTARRLETGAVDAVSPRIGDIHRVSNAYEDRVSISIHVYGANIGAVSRSVYPEHGGRKAFISGYSNDVLPNIWNVSKEIAIS; from the coding sequence ATGAGCCAACCCTTGCGGCATGACCGCTTGCGCACCTTTGTCGGCCGGATCGCCGCGCTGCTGGACGATGCCGCCCCCGAAGCCGATCTGCTCGACGCGGGCGCCGCCTCGCTGCGCGAGCTGATCGCGCACGACGACTGGTTGCCCGACACGTGGGCGCGTCCCGACCCCGAGCGCTATCAGCAGTACCTGCTGCATGCGGATTCGCGACAGCGCTTTTCCGTGGTGAGTTTCGTCTGGGGGCCGGGGCAGGCGACGCCGGTTCACGATCACACTGTCTGGGGACTGATCGGCGTGTTACGCGGTGCGGAAATCGCGCAACCGTACCATCTCGACGAACGCGGCACGTTGATTGCTTCCGGTACGGCGAGACGGCTCGAAACCGGTGCCGTCGATGCGGTATCGCCGCGCATTGGCGACATTCACCGTGTCAGCAATGCTTACGAGGACCGTGTGTCGATCAGCATTCACGTTTATGGTGCAAATATCGGTGCGGTGTCGCGTTCGGTCTATCCCGAGCACGGCGGCCGCAAGGCGTTTATCTCCGGATACTCGAACGACGTGTTACCGAATATCTGGAATGTATCGAAGGAGATTGCCATCTCATGA
- a CDS encoding class II aldolase/adducin family protein has protein sequence MTDLSLTIAHPADASTVQTASQPPSHAPLQRHAPLRKFWFDEVPPRENVADERRHRQERLAVAFRLFARYGFDQGLAGHITARDPEWPDHFWVNPFGKHFSRIRVSDLLLVNAQGEIVVGEGPVNQAAFAIHAAIHEARPDVVAAAHAHSLYGKAWSTLGRTLDPLTQDSCAFYQDHTLFDDFRGVVLDTDEGARIAAALGDHKGVILKNHGILTAGPTVEAAAWWYIALDNACHAQLLAEAAGKPQPINHEIASLTHEQVGRPGGALFAFQSLLEGLVEAEPDVYD, from the coding sequence ATGACAGATCTTTCCCTGACGATTGCCCATCCCGCGGATGCTTCGACGGTGCAAACGGCGTCGCAACCGCCATCGCATGCGCCGTTGCAACGCCACGCACCGCTGCGCAAATTCTGGTTCGACGAAGTGCCACCGCGCGAGAACGTGGCTGACGAGCGCCGCCATCGCCAGGAGCGTCTCGCGGTCGCGTTTCGTCTGTTTGCGCGTTATGGCTTCGATCAAGGGCTCGCGGGCCACATTACGGCGCGCGATCCGGAGTGGCCCGATCACTTCTGGGTCAATCCGTTCGGCAAGCATTTCAGCCGCATTCGCGTCTCCGATCTGCTGCTGGTGAATGCGCAAGGCGAGATCGTGGTGGGCGAGGGGCCGGTGAATCAGGCGGCCTTCGCGATTCATGCCGCGATTCACGAAGCGCGGCCCGATGTGGTGGCCGCCGCGCATGCGCATTCGCTGTACGGCAAGGCGTGGTCGACGCTCGGCCGCACGCTCGATCCGCTCACCCAGGACTCGTGCGCGTTCTATCAGGACCACACACTATTCGACGACTTTCGCGGCGTCGTACTCGACACCGACGAAGGTGCGCGCATCGCGGCCGCACTGGGAGACCATAAAGGCGTGATCCTGAAGAATCACGGCATTCTCACAGCAGGCCCAACTGTGGAAGCGGCGGCGTGGTGGTATATCGCATTGGATAACGCCTGCCACGCGCAATTGCTCGCGGAGGCCGCGGGCAAGCCGCAGCCTATTAACCATGAGATCGCGTCGTTGACGCATGAACAGGTGGGGCGGCCGGGCGGCGCCTTGTTTGCGTTTCAGAGCCTGCTGGAGGGGCTGGTTGAAGCCGAGCCCGACGTCTACGATTAA
- the hpnK gene encoding hopanoid biosynthesis-associated protein HpnK, translating into MTHEARLAQRTLIFTADDFGLHERVNEAVERAHLHGVLTAASLMVAAPAARDAIARAHRLPELRVGLHLVLADGAAFLPRDAIPALVDADGRFDDNMVRDGFRFFFLPHVRKQLALEIRAQFEAFAKTGLPLDHVNTHKHFHLHPTVLGLIVEIGRDYGMRAMRLPCESREPLWLKPWIGLVRDRLDRAGIAHNDYVVGIANTGQMTEGVLLEALAHLPDGVGEIYCHPAVVGEGALTQGMRGYRHADELAALLSPRVEAAIEAAGATRGGFADVFGQAHDRGVQPS; encoded by the coding sequence ATGACGCACGAGGCTCGGCTTGCGCAACGTACGTTGATCTTCACGGCAGACGATTTCGGCCTGCACGAACGGGTCAACGAAGCGGTCGAGCGCGCGCATCTGCATGGTGTCCTGACTGCGGCGAGCCTGATGGTGGCGGCGCCTGCCGCACGCGACGCCATAGCGCGTGCGCACCGGCTGCCGGAGTTGCGCGTCGGCCTGCATCTGGTGCTGGCTGACGGCGCGGCGTTCCTGCCGCGCGATGCGATTCCGGCGCTGGTCGACGCCGATGGCCGGTTCGACGACAACATGGTGCGCGACGGCTTTCGCTTTTTCTTTTTGCCGCACGTACGCAAACAGCTGGCGCTGGAGATCCGCGCGCAGTTCGAAGCGTTCGCGAAGACCGGATTGCCGCTCGATCACGTCAACACCCACAAACACTTCCATCTGCATCCGACGGTGCTCGGGCTGATCGTCGAGATTGGCCGCGACTACGGCATGCGGGCGATGCGTCTGCCGTGCGAGTCGCGCGAGCCGCTCTGGTTGAAGCCGTGGATTGGCCTCGTGCGGGACCGGCTCGATCGCGCGGGGATTGCTCACAACGATTACGTGGTGGGCATTGCGAACACCGGGCAGATGACGGAAGGCGTGTTGCTCGAGGCGTTGGCGCATTTGCCGGACGGTGTGGGCGAAATTTATTGCCATCCGGCCGTGGTGGGGGAGGGCGCGTTGACGCAGGGGATGCGCGGCTATCGGCACGCGGACGAACTGGCCGCGCTGTTGTCGCCACGCGTGGAAGCCGCGATCGAAGCGGCCGGCGCCACACGTGGTGGCTTTGCCGACGTATTCGGCCAGGCCCATGACCGTGGGGTGCAGCCGTCATGA
- a CDS encoding lysylphosphatidylglycerol synthase domain-containing protein, whose translation MKGLQWLQWAGLPLGIALLIGLVLHAGVGDLMQVIGQAGFALLWLVPFHALPLLLDAYAWHLLLGKRASFVFLWWVATVREAVSRLLPVAGIGGEIVGIRLARWRVADASGVSASVIVEVMVTMAVQYAFSALGLVLIVASTHQADVLRTVGVALLLSLPLPVIAVVLVRRGGVFHAIERWAGQLLGPSGSVLQGMDGRQLDADLDALMSRAGLLLRAFVWQLSGYLLGAVETWWALDLLGHPVSLAGALAIEGLTQAVRHAAFFVPAGVGVQDAAVVLLAQMFGVDREVGLSLALVKRMREILFGCTALLSWQVAEVGRRWGWFGDVTAARRQPTRPGHPHPRSEDGASLH comes from the coding sequence ATGAAGGGCTTGCAGTGGCTGCAATGGGCGGGTTTGCCGCTGGGTATCGCGCTGCTGATCGGGCTGGTACTGCACGCGGGTGTGGGCGACCTGATGCAGGTGATCGGCCAGGCGGGTTTTGCGTTGCTGTGGCTGGTGCCGTTTCATGCGCTGCCGCTGTTGCTCGATGCGTATGCATGGCACTTGTTGCTCGGTAAGCGCGCGTCTTTCGTGTTTCTCTGGTGGGTCGCGACGGTTCGCGAGGCCGTGAGCCGCCTGTTGCCGGTGGCGGGCATCGGTGGGGAGATCGTCGGGATTCGACTGGCGCGATGGCGTGTGGCCGATGCGAGTGGCGTGAGCGCGTCGGTGATCGTCGAAGTGATGGTGACGATGGCTGTGCAGTATGCGTTTTCCGCGCTGGGTCTGGTGTTGATCGTCGCGTCGACGCATCAGGCGGATGTGTTGCGTACCGTTGGCGTGGCTTTGCTGCTGTCGTTGCCTTTGCCTGTGATTGCAGTGGTTTTGGTGCGGCGAGGTGGGGTGTTTCATGCGATCGAGCGTTGGGCTGGGCAGTTGTTAGGGCCGTCTGGTTCCGTTCTGCAGGGAATGGATGGGCGCCAGCTCGATGCGGATCTCGATGCGCTCATGTCCCGCGCCGGACTGTTGTTGCGGGCTTTTGTGTGGCAGTTGAGCGGCTATCTGCTTGGAGCGGTCGAGACCTGGTGGGCTTTGGATCTACTCGGGCATCCGGTTTCTTTGGCTGGGGCGTTGGCTATTGAAGGTTTGACGCAAGCGGTGCGGCATGCGGCCTTCTTTGTACCCGCTGGGGTTGGGGTGCAGGATGCGGCGGTTGTGCTGCTCGCGCAGATGTTTGGCGTCGATCGGGAGGTGGGCTTGTCGCTGGCGCTCGTCAAACGCATGCGCGAGATTTTGTTTGGGTGTACTGCGCTTCTCTCCTGGCAAGTGGCGGAGGTTGGGAGGCGGTGGGGATGGTTCGGCGATGTCACCGCCGCTCGCCGTCAACCGACACGACCCGGCCATCCCCATCCTCGAAGCGAAGATGGAGCTTCTCTCCACTAA